Genomic segment of Bacteroides intestinalis DSM 17393:
ATTATCATTTGAAATATAATAATATCCTCCCATACTATCTGCACACAAAAATTTCGGCAATTGAAAATATTCAGGAATCATTCGAAATAAAACATCATTTGCCACCCGAGAATAAGTAAAAGCTATTCGTTTTTTCTCATCGTATTGCACAAAATAGAGGATTCGTCCCATACAACTAAAATACAGCATAGAGTCACACTCAAAGACATCAGATATTTGATAGATTTTGTTCTGAGCAGACAGACGAGTCAGTAAAGACATCATACGCTTACCACGAACTCTTGGATTGGAAGTTGGAACTTTTTCATCTTTCAGAAAATCTTCTTTCTGTACCAATCGTTCACTTTCTATTGCTAAAAAAGGGAATACCGCATCGCCCTTTATACACATAATGGTATCCATCAAACCTAGGACAAATAGATCCTTATTTTCTCTAATGTTATAAAATATATTTCCATGAATGAGTTCATCATTCCAACCCTTATTATAATATACCGCATCAAACCATTGAGCTATTTTCTTCCCCGATTTAACATCTATCTGATACAATAAATAATAAATTGACTCCTTTTCTTCATTTCTGTTTGAGGCTTGAGCCGCATACAAACAACCACTATTACACATGATATAATCAATGTCAATACTTTTATCTATGATTATGCTCTCTTTATAAGAAGCTGAAAATATATCATACTTATGAATCCTATGCTTAGCCATATCATATATATAAATTTCCCCTGCGTCAGCATTAATTCCAAAATCATTGCAACTGACATATTCATCCGGTCCTGCACCCAAATTTCCGAATTTACAAACAAAACTACCATCTTTACAAAAAGCATATACTCCTTGCGCTCTTCGGTCTAGCAAATATAACTTATCCTTATAAACAAGCATTTTGCTTATTTCAGTCAGCATAACTTCTTTGTTATCTAAAATAATAGCCGTTACTTTCTTATAAAGATCAGAATACTTAAATTCAGATGTACATGTACTATCCAAATTAGCTATAAATATTTCACCTCTGTCTACCTTATGATTTTCATTTTTACACGAAAATAAGACAAACAGCAAAATACAGAATAGTATTTTATTAACAGCAGCACATTTAACACCCATCATTATTTACACTCTTTTTTATCAATATATTCATCATGCTTAATCATAGCACCTTCACAATCATAAAAATAATATTCAACTCCATCATCACAAAGACCTAGTCCTTTACCTTCACATTTATAAGTAATAGTCGCACGGCCATTTTTCTTCACACCACGACAATCTTGTATAGACATATCACCAGTTATATCAGTACGACATGTACCATCATCGTCTCCACCATCCGGGTCACCTTCGCCTCTAGAAACAGAAACCAAAGATGTCATTAACAAATCATTTGAATAATCTATATCCAACATAACTTTTACATTCAGTATAGATACTGCACACAACACAATCGTAAATACGATCAATTTTAGATTCTTCTTCATAATAATTTAAATAATAATTAGACTATTTATAAATACTCAGCAATTGGCTCATTTCTTTCCTCATCTCACTAATCGCATTGGAATAAACCTTAGGAGACTTAGTCATGACAATAATAGCCATTTGCCTTACTTTTTCTTTATTCAAGAACTCAGGCTCAGCATAAAGTTTTGCTAACAAATAATAAGGATAAAAACGCTCCGGGATTAAGAATAACGATTGTTTAAAACAATATTCCGCTGGCTGATAACAACTAGCCGCTTGATAATAAACCCCTTGCATATTCCAAATATAAGAATCACAACTTATTAATTTAGCACGTTCCAGCACATTACATGCCTCTAAATATCTACCTTCAGAATAGAGTGAGCTAGCATAACTCAATAGAAATTTTAGATTATAATTCAAATAGGAATACAAATATTCATAACCTTTAGATGCAGCTATATAATTCTGTCTACTAAATAATGTATCGGCATTATACCATCGTTCGTCAAGTTTATCCAAATCACGCATTCTATAAATTCCAAATCCAATACCACCACAAAGTAATAGCGAAAAAGGTAATATCAATAAATTCCCCTTCACCTTTTGCTCTCTTTTTTCATTCTCTGATACACATACAACAGAAAAGAGAACAGCCCCTATACCAAAAGGTAATATTTGTAGTGGATAAGAAAAAAAAGAAAATATTGCTAGCGAAAACAGCGCTCCACAAAAGCCATACTGTTTACTGGCAATCCCTCGTTTAAAAACAGATATACCAAACGATAAAATCAGTAACAATAAAACGATCCCACCTTCCAAACAAAATTGCAAATATTCATTAAATGCATATTCAGCATATCCTGCCACTCTTTTTTCCTCCATTGTACCATTACCTGCTGCAAAATAAGCAGCTTGCGCCTTTCCATAAACCATTTGGAAACTTCCCGGTCCATACCCCATAAGTGGCTTTTCCATCACCGCAGTACAGGTATTCTTCCATATTAAAAGGCGTCCTCGTGCAGAATCTGCTTTCAATTGAAAAAGCAATATAAAAATTAAAGCCATAAGCATACAAACAGTCAAAATAAAGCTTGCTGCCTTACGTGGAAATTGCCTAGCATAACTCCTACAAGCCATCAACCAACCTTTGTGCATTCCCCAAATCCACAATAGGCTAATTCCTATTGCCAACCAAGCCGAACGGCTCATAGTAGCAGGTACGATACAAAGCATCAGAGCTAATGCCCCCAACCAGCAATAACGTCGCCAACCTTGAGCAGACAACAAACTATGAAGACAGAGAGGAAGCAACATTGCCAGATATCCTGAATAAGGTCCAGGATTGAAGAACGGTCCCGTAATACAAAAAAGAAGATGATTAGAATGGCAGAAACTATAAAGTTGTAGCAACCCCCAACCAGCCAACATACAACCGATTCCAACAATCCCAACAGATACTATATTCTTTGATACCTGTAAAGAGGAAAAAATTATTCGTACCACATACCACAACAGTAATAGTATAGCAGCATAAATCACTTTCCAGTCCGCTAAATGCAATTGATAGTCATACCGCATTAAATAATAGAAAACTCCAGCAGTTATCAACACATCTGGCAGTTTGAATCGAAAATTATTTCCTTTTAGAATCGATAATATAAAAGCCAACAAGCTTGTTACTCCTATACTTACCACCAAAGGAAAAAGCAAGAAGTAGCAATCATTCGCCCCATAATTCACAAAAGTACTGCAAAGCACCCCGCAAAAAACAAAGGTAGAAACTATAGATATAGTTATTGACTTAAAACTCATATTCTAAAATTACAATTGACATCTAACTATTTTTTAGGTTCCACACTACTAGATTTTCAATATTACATAACGGCTTCTCATTTTAAATTTATTGCATAGATAGCCCTTTCATACAAGGAAACCAAAATCAAAGCGTATACAAAACCACTAATATGAAATTTGTATACGCTTTGAACTATATTTCTGATTTAAACAACCTTTTAATAAACTCCGGTAACGAATCACAATCTATTTTCATTTTCTTTTTTAAACGACAACGCCTCATACGGAAAGATCTTGGAAGGATATGTAATAATTTTGCAATCTCAATATTCTTCATGCCAACATATAGCAAAAGTATAATATGAATATCATCCCTCGAAAGCATTGGGAAATTTTGACATAATTTACACGTAAAGTTGTTTTGCAATAGGTTTACTGAATCTTCCAATTCCTCCCAATCCGTTTCATCTAGATAATTTTTGGATAATAACTTATTCAAAAGTTCCTTTTTCACTATAATCATATTTGTTTCCATAGTAATTCTCTATTTATTAACTTTATCATCCTACTTTAAATAATATTTATTTAATCACTGAGTAATATTTTTCTATATTTTAAATTATCAAATAAACATTGTCACCAATATCTCTGTTTCCCCTCCTCATATTCAAAAATCCTCTCATCACTCCCACGAGTATGATTCTTCAGATAGAGCAAAGCCCCTTTAGGAACCGTATAAAGCAAGGAATCGGAGGAAGGTATCTGTTCACCGATAGAAATCCACTCTCCTTTTGAAGAATAGAACAGTTCATACGTATCCCCCTCGCGCACATAATTATCCCGGTTACGGGGAGTAAATATTATTTTCTGGATTAAACAAGGACGCCCTAAATCGAGCCCTGCCCATCCACCGGTCGGCTGATAATAATCGAAAGAGGTATAAGGGTCGCCATCGTAAACATTCCGGTAATCATGCTTTCCATCTCCATTTTGCCCATTAGGAGTACCGATAACCTTACCCTGCAAAGCACAAGTGTCCGCCGGACCTTCATAAAATGCAACTTCCGAAACATTGCAGTAGCCATTTTCGGGCCCCACGTATCGTACGTATCGATAGAGCTTTGTATTATTTAACCTCACAACACTATACAAGCGTACCGGAGCCTCCTTCACTACGTACAAAGTATCTTTCTGAAGAAAATCCGCGCGGTTACTGCCCTCAAATGCCCCGCCAACCATACGTTGTGCAAAAGGCTCAATAAACTGATGATACTTATTCAGAAGCTTTATTTCTTCCACCTCATCCGAACCCTCAAAATAATGGATACCTCCGGTGCTTCCATCAAGGACAAACGGATTCGATACCGGAATGAGCCGCCCATGCTTATAAACAGACAGTTGGAGTACAACCCCTCCTTCCACATCATTAAA
This window contains:
- a CDS encoding helix-turn-helix transcriptional regulator, which codes for METNMIIVKKELLNKLLSKNYLDETDWEELEDSVNLLQNNFTCKLCQNFPMLSRDDIHIILLLYVGMKNIEIAKLLHILPRSFRMRRCRLKKKMKIDCDSLPEFIKRLFKSEI
- a CDS encoding O-antigen ligase family protein codes for the protein MSFKSITISIVSTFVFCGVLCSTFVNYGANDCYFLLFPLVVSIGVTSLLAFILSILKGNNFRFKLPDVLITAGVFYYLMRYDYQLHLADWKVIYAAILLLLWYVVRIIFSSLQVSKNIVSVGIVGIGCMLAGWGLLQLYSFCHSNHLLFCITGPFFNPGPYSGYLAMLLPLCLHSLLSAQGWRRYCWLGALALMLCIVPATMSRSAWLAIGISLLWIWGMHKGWLMACRSYARQFPRKAASFILTVCMLMALIFILLFQLKADSARGRLLIWKNTCTAVMEKPLMGYGPGSFQMVYGKAQAAYFAAGNGTMEEKRVAGYAEYAFNEYLQFCLEGGIVLLLLILSFGISVFKRGIASKQYGFCGALFSLAIFSFFSYPLQILPFGIGAVLFSVVCVSENEKREQKVKGNLLILPFSLLLCGGIGFGIYRMRDLDKLDERWYNADTLFSRQNYIAASKGYEYLYSYLNYNLKFLLSYASSLYSEGRYLEACNVLERAKLISCDSYIWNMQGVYYQAASCYQPAEYCFKQSLFLIPERFYPYYLLAKLYAEPEFLNKEKVRQMAIIVMTKSPKVYSNAISEMRKEMSQLLSIYK
- a CDS encoding 6-bladed beta-propeller, with the translated sequence MMGVKCAAVNKILFCILLFVLFSCKNENHKVDRGEIFIANLDSTCTSEFKYSDLYKKVTAIILDNKEVMLTEISKMLVYKDKLYLLDRRAQGVYAFCKDGSFVCKFGNLGAGPDEYVSCNDFGINADAGEIYIYDMAKHRIHKYDIFSASYKESIIIDKSIDIDYIMCNSGCLYAAQASNRNEEKESIYYLLYQIDVKSGKKIAQWFDAVYYNKGWNDELIHGNIFYNIRENKDLFVLGLMDTIMCIKGDAVFPFLAIESERLVQKEDFLKDEKVPTSNPRVRGKRMMSLLTRLSAQNKIYQISDVFECDSMLYFSCMGRILYFVQYDEKKRIAFTYSRVANDVLFRMIPEYFQLPKFLCADSMGGYYYISNDNLAELKYFIDEDNISEKLINRESIKELNEDSNPVILYYEYKN